The nucleotide sequence GTGGGCCGCCGTAATAGAGCAGGTAAAGCTGGATGAGCAGCGGCGTCCCGCGAAAAAATTCGACATAGCAGGCCACGGGTCTGCGCAGCCAGGGGCAGATGCGGCGGCCAAGCTCGGCGGCAAAGCCAAGAATCAGCCCACAGACAATGGCGACCAGGCTTATGCGAATGGTAACCCACAGGGCCGCGGCAAAATCCGCTCCGTTTTCAGCCAAAAAACTCTGCCAGCGCAGCAAAAAGGTTGTGAGTGCATCCATCAGTGCTTCCCCTTGAGGCGCTCGCCCAGGCGGGAGATGATCAGGCACAGGGCCAGATAGATAATGGCGGCGGCAAGATACACTTCCACTGGTTTGTAGGTTGTGGATACAAGCTGCTCGCTGCGGCGCATGAGTTCGGTGACGCCGATAACGGATATGAGCGAGGAGTTTTTGAACAGGATGATAAACTCGTTGACGAGCTCCGGCCCGGTCAGCGAGAGCACCTGCGGCAGCTGGATGCGCGTGAGGATGCGCATGCGGCTCAGGCCCAGAGCCTTGGCGGCCTCAATCTGCCCTGCTGGTATGGAATTGAAACCGCCACGGTATATCTCGGCCTGAAAGGCGCTGGTGTTGAGGCCAAGGGCCAGCACGGCGACCAGCAGCGAGGGAACTTCAATATTTACCGCAGAGGGCAGGTAGAACAGCAAAAACAGGATCACCA is from Desulfovibrio desulfuricans and encodes:
- a CDS encoding amino acid ABC transporter permease, with translation MNEVGFILSIMPGLLHGAITSVFVALAAISLGVILGITVCQMRRSQYWPLVRAAGLYISFLRGIPVLVILFLLFYLPSAVNIEVPSLLVAVLALGLNTSAFQAEIYRGGFNSIPAGQIEAAKALGLSRMRILTRIQLPQVLSLTGPELVNEFIILFKNSSLISVIGVTELMRRSEQLVSTTYKPVEVYLAAAIIYLALCLIISRLGERLKGKH